The Candidatus Zixiibacteriota bacterium sequence GATTGTTGACGGTCGTCAACCTGGTGGCTACGGGTACGATTCTTTACGAGCGTTTCACGCACCCAAAACCAGCGCCCTTCAAGAAACACGAACGTCCCGATCATTTCAAGAGAATGCGCGAGAAACTCGATCTCACTCCGGAGCAGATGCAATCTCTCGAAGAATCTCGTCGGGAATACTGGGAATATGCAAAGGAACCTATCCAGGCAATCGGCCGAATGAAACTCGAGCTTTTCAGGGAGATGACCGAGGAAACTCCTGACCAGAATGATATCGATTCATTGATCGAGGAAATCGCCCGGCGCGAAATCGATCTGAAGAAATTCACGGTCGAGCATATCCTCGAGGAAGGTCGTCATCTCAAACCCGAGCAACGCCGGCAAATGATTAAGATGTTCATGGACAAGCTCGACGGCGGTAAACATCGTCCGATGATGCACAGGAAATTCAGAAATGACAATAGAGGAAAACACGACGAAAACTCTTTCGAGCATGGTGGCCACCCTGACAGAAGATTTCCGTCGAGCGGATTTTAGAAAACCAAAAACAAGGAGGCCTGTAATGAAGGCGAGAATAATCACTCTGACAGTAGTAGCACTTTTGATCCTGGGTACGGCAACGATCTCTGCCCAGGGACCGGGACAGCGCCTGCGCGGTGACTTCGAAGATTTCCCGGAGTTGACATCCGAGCAAAAAGAGCGAATGGCTGACCTGCGTTCTGATCACAAGAAGCTGATGATCCCCAAGCGTGCTGATCTTAAGCTCTTGATGGTGGAATATCGCGAGATGATGCGCGATGATGCTTCCCAGTCGAGGCTGGAGAGCAAGCTGGACGAGATCGGAACCCTGCGTACCGAAATCAGCAAGATGAGGCTGGATCATCGGCTCAAGATGAAGAGTGTCCTGACCG is a genomic window containing:
- a CDS encoding periplasmic heavy metal sensor; translated protein: MNKKAFIIIIGLLTVVNLVATGTILYERFTHPKPAPFKKHERPDHFKRMREKLDLTPEQMQSLEESRREYWEYAKEPIQAIGRMKLELFREMTEETPDQNDIDSLIEEIARREIDLKKFTVEHILEEGRHLKPEQRRQMIKMFMDKLDGGKHRPMMHRKFRNDNRGKHDENSFEHGGHPDRRFPSSGF